The Cyanobacteria bacterium QS_8_64_29 nucleotide sequence CCCTATCTCAACCGCGCGATCGCCGATTTTCCCGAGCAGGCAGCCGAGGCCTTGCAGGCCAAAGCCCGAACGCTGGAGGGGCTCAACAACCAAAAAGCCGCCGCCCAAGCCCGCCAGCGCCTGCTGGATGAATACGGCGATACGGCCGTTGCCACCCAATACCGCACCCGCCAGATCCAGCAAAAAGCCAAAGCCGGCGAACTCGAGACGGCGCTGAACTGGGCCCGGGCCTTGATCGAGCAGAACCCCGGCAGCCGCTCCGTTCGCCAGAACGGCTTTTGGGCAGGCAAATGGGCGCTGCAGTTGGGGCGCGAGCAGCAAGCCCGCCAAACCTTTCGCGATATAATCGCGCACCATCCCCGCTCTTATTACGCTTGGCGCTCGGCCGTCATGCTGGATTGGGACGTGGGCGACTTTGACTCCATCGCCGATCGCGTGCCGGAACTGTCGCTGCCCCAGCGCCGGCCGCCGCTGCCGGCCGGAACGGCAGTCGTGGGCGAGCTCTATCGCTTAGCTCAGGACAGCCAAGCCTGGCAGCGCTGGCAGGGCGAGGTGCCCAATGCCACCGAGCTTGGGGTCGAGCGCCAATTCGCCCAGGGCTTGCTGCGCCTGGCTATCGGCGAGCGCCGCCAAGGCATCGCCGAAATTGAGGCCCTCTCGGAGCGGCAAGATCCCCAGGCGCGCGCCCAGTACCGCCAGTACCGACAGCAGCGCCGCTACTGGGAAGCGCTCTACCCCCCGCTGTATATGGAGGTTATCCAGGCCAGTGCCCAGCAGCAGCAACTCAACCCGCTGCTGGCCATCTCCATCATCCGCCAGGAATCGGGCTTTAAATCCGATGCCCGTTCCTCGGCCAACGCGGTGGGCCTAATGCAACTGCGCCCCGATACCGGCGATTGGGCGGCTCGCAACCTAGGCCTCGAATCGCACTCGCTGACCGATCCCCAGGACAATATCCGCATGGGGGTGTGGTTTTTGCGCTGGTTGCACCGCCGGCTTGACGGGAATTCGCTCCTGGCAATTGCCAGCTATAACGCCGGCCGCTCCAACGTCCAGGATTGGGTTGAGGAGCGTGGGGGCAGCATTGAGGATGCCGATCGCTTTGTCGAGGATATTCCCTTCCCCGAGACCCGAGACTACGTCAAGCAAGTGTTGGGCAACTACTGGAGCTACCGGCAGCTCTATCACCCCAGTACCCCCAACCGCCTGACGCAAGCCTCGGCCGCCAAGCGCTGATGGCACTGGCGGGCTGGGATGCCATCGTTTCCCTACGAGCCGCTTAGCCGCCTACGCCAGGCTGTTGCTGCCTCGGGCCTTTTGTGTACCAATACGCTTGTGTCCCCAAACTGCGGGGGCGCTAAATGCCGGAGCCGTTCAAAAACTCCTGAATTTCGCGGTCTTGCAGGCGGCAGCTGGGGGACTGTTGGGCGACTGCGTGGCCATTGCCGTCGGTTTCGGAAGAAACTGAGGACACCACCGATGCCGTCCAAGAATGCTCGCGCTGCAATTCTTGCAGTTGGGTTTCTAGGCTCTCGATGCGATCCACCAGCGCCCGGATGACGTGGGCTTCCGAG carries:
- a CDS encoding tail length tape measure protein, which produces MGPSRLVVARDRPLIPGRPRRRKRARFALTAAVVALLVWAGNALVAADGWIGYWNAWRPFWANNTIEAQPQGEAPVLSLALQSPRARQEPLRSLAERGDRSLASDRARYLLAVDAIAREDGEAALRWLRDLEWAYGAMAPQIAQQRARAYELAGRPAAALQAWQALLAHYPYDPVAAEALYALLGNDSPYRDRPLEQRLPDTAWIERLGPRSRFAGSQSRYWQIALSHYPSHPKVLRLIEQRLQANPERPQLMLALVRHSRDADGIIGIVDKLVERYRNAERDNGEPVIQAADWEAIAQVYWQAREYGKASIAYARAPDTPENAYQVALALEYAGQQQDAKRAYQRLVREFPQAEQSFEALLHLADFASDLETLPYLNRAIADFPEQAAEALQAKARTLEGLNNQKAAAQARQRLLDEYGDTAVATQYRTRQIQQKAKAGELETALNWARALIEQNPGSRSVRQNGFWAGKWALQLGREQQARQTFRDIIAHHPRSYYAWRSAVMLDWDVGDFDSIADRVPELSLPQRRPPLPAGTAVVGELYRLAQDSQAWQRWQGEVPNATELGVERQFAQGLLRLAIGERRQGIAEIEALSERQDPQARAQYRQYRQQRRYWEALYPPLYMEVIQASAQQQQLNPLLAISIIRQESGFKSDARSSANAVGLMQLRPDTGDWAARNLGLESHSLTDPQDNIRMGVWFLRWLHRRLDGNSLLAIASYNAGRSNVQDWVEERGGSIEDADRFVEDIPFPETRDYVKQVLGNYWSYRQLYHPSTPNRLTQASAAKR